One Eriocheir sinensis breed Jianghai 21 chromosome 61, ASM2467909v1, whole genome shotgun sequence genomic window, CCAATCACAGGAGGCCCTTACTGGGAAGGGGCATGGCCTACTGGTGAACTGGCCAATCACACACAGTTattgaggaagggggaggagcatATTTGCCTAGTTAGTATGAACAGCAGATTTGTATTGCATAAAGTGTGGAATTATGTAGTTATGTTATTTTATCCTCATAGCTGCAGTTAAGCTGTGATTGTGTACGTGTTTGTTTCTCTggctatgtatgttttttttttcttcgtctttttcctccatttttttgtaAATAAAATGCTCACATTTGCCTCAACCCTTCAGTAACGGCCATTATTTATTTCACCACACCTGCCGAAGTGCACTCGGCCGGCCATCGTTCATATAATCAGACGCACGCCCAATTTTCAATATTTGCCCACAATTCACAGGTTCCGTGACTTTTCCAACAGCACGTTGACGCTCTTGGAGGTAAGTAGAGCACAACACagcacctcaggggaagtggatcttcatgtgtttGGCAATATCCCCCTTCACCTTGAAATGcttcccacaaacatcacactcgAACTCTCTCAGATCAGAGTGTCTGAGGATGTGCTTGCTGAAATTGGACTTAGAATTGAATctcttgccacactcttggcattcatgaggtttttcaccagtgtgtgtaatcATGTGTTTCTTGAGTTCACAATTATGACTAAACTTTTTGCCAcaatcatggcattcatgaggtctttcaccagtgtgtgtaagggtgtgtgtgttgaggttacatTTAAGACTGAACTTTTTGTtgcactcatggcattcatgaggtctttcaccagtgtgatTAAGGGTGTGATTCTTGAGATTCCTCATACtactgaaccttttgccacactcatggcattcatgaggtctttcactagtgtgtgtaagggtgtgggtGTTAAGGTCATTCTtcctactgaactttttgccacactcatggcattcatgaggtctttcaccagtgtgtgtaagggtgtgtgtggtgaggttaCTCTTcatactgaactttttgccacactcacggcattcataaggtctttcaccagtgtgtccaaggatgtgtgtgttaaggttaccTTTACGACTGAACTtcttgccacactcacggcattcatgaggtctttcaccagtgtgtgtaagggtgtgtgtgttgaggacaCTCTTTGTACTGAACTTTCTGCCACACTCacagcattcatgaggtctttcaccagtgtgtgtaagggtgtgtttgttgaggacactcttctgagtgaactttttgccacactcatggcattcatgaggtctttcaccagtgtgtgtaagagtgtgtgtgttgaggtgactctttttactgaactttttgccacactcatggcattgaTGAGGTCTTcctccagagtgtgtgggtgtacttagtgaggtcacccttcccagggagtcttttcccacactcttggtACTCATGGTTTCCTTGACCAACGTGTGGACTTGTTCTCAGTATCAAGTATTCCTGCACTCAaactttcactttcatttatggctggagatgccagcagcaaaatggtggtggtggtgaaagtggtggtggctCTTCTGAGCACCCCTGATCCTCACACCAGagacagtctgctcctgctggtcccggccactcaggctgctgcccagccttgcagcctccactggaACATAAGTCAGCGGAAGCGAAGACGCAGGGAGCTTTGAGTACAGTaccacctcagaccctcacttctgcACCGGCACTGGCGTGACTATAGGGACACAAAGATCACATCCTCATAGAAACATGCTTCAAAATAGGTACCAAAGGCATTTGTAAATTCCAAAGTATATCACAGTTACTAGTTTTCAACCATAATGTAAAATCTGCACCAAACAAATTGAAGCAAAATAGACTCATAGTACAGCATTAACTGCTCTTTTTAATTCTGATCCTGTTTGACAATGTGCTGGGTGCCAGGCTTAGTGAATAACATGCATTCACAGGAGTTGgttgatgggtgggtgggggggtgcaaGGTAAAGTgcgaagtgaatcaagtgtaactGTTAATATTAGGGCGTTGTGGTGAGTGTGCATAGGTATGAAAcatatatctctattcctctgttgtaaatattcataaaaagtcatatttcttttgaatatcagtactcctcttcatatcactccAGTCTACCCCAgcgaagaaagtcttgagtccaatGTAATCTGCCTTTGCgtagtcttttctttttttcttatatacctCATCTCGATATTCATATCCTTCCTTAATTTTCATCTCTAATAGCTCATGGTCACTCTTTCCTAAGtggcactcatgactgactccttcatctaactcagtgtttttatttgtgtgtgtgtgtgtgtagaagattCATGTTCACTCAAATGTTCTTTGACTCGTGTTATGATGTGAGGGGGACGAAGCCCATCCCGTTAtgtaggttagtttaaatttttTCAGCTTGCAGAGTGGGGCGGCGAAATATATGCACACCTCACACCCCCCgccacatcccaccccgtccACAGCCTCACCCCCGTCACAGCCAAGCCCCATCCACAGCCACACCCCCGTCACAGCCCTATCCCGCCCACAACCACACCCTCACCCCGCCCACAGTCACACACACCCCACAGCCCCACCCCCATCACTGCCAAGCCCCGTCCACAGCCACACCCCTGTCACAGCCCCACCCCGCCCACAGCCACACCCCTGTCACAGCCCCACCCCGCCTAAAGCCACACCCCCATCCCGCCCACAGCCACCCCCCGTCAATCACAGCCCCACCCCGTCCACAACCACACCTCCGCCACAGCCACATCCCATCACAGCCATTCCCCGCCCGCAGCCACAGTCACGCCCTCTTCAGCCAAGGTGCTCACGGCTCACCCCAACGCTGCAGGCGGCGGCAAACCTTCAAGTAATTCAAGTTCAGTagctcgtcttcttcttcttcttctcttgaccAGTATTGGCACTCAGTTTTAATATTAGTAGTACCAGattgcaccagtaaaaagtaCCAAATGAGAACAAAACGTACCAGAGATTGAGTAAATATAACATTATTTACTGGACTACATacctataataatgtaaatctagAATAAGGAGGAactgagataaaggagaaaaataagagggaaaagaaaaggaaaaggaggaatgaagaaggaaacagCATGATGGAGAGGTAGAATAAGGAGGAactgagataaaagagaaaaataagagggaaaagaaaaggaaaaggaggaatgaagaaggaaacagCATGATGGAGAGGTAGAACAAGGAGGAactgagataaaagaaaaaaataatagggaaaagaaaaggaaatggaggaatgaggaaggaaacagCATGATGGAGAGGTAGAACAAGGAGGAactgagataaaagaaaaaaataatagggaaaagaaaaggaaaaggaggaatgaggaaggaaacagAGTGGCACCAAGCCTAAGCCACAGCCACGGACGGGACGTTTGTTTACACGGCGAACGTTTAAGGGGAGACAGAAGAAAACGTTGGCACTCGTTCTCGGTGTTGTTCCCTGGCGCTGGAGAGACGGAGGGTGAGCCAGACGTAAAAAATCACTACCAGCACCTAATTAAGACCGATCAGagtatagacagacagaaaacaacaGACCTAGACGTGAGAGGAGAGGCCAGCACCAACCCCCGCCTTAGCACCACCTCAGCACACGTGAACACCCAGCACTCCATGACGGCCCCCATTCTGCTCACCCATTACCCACATAAGACttacaacacacacagacacatcacGGCCACGGAGGTAAGCACTGCCATGGTATTTATACGTGAAGACTAAAAAGTATTGTAAGTACTAATATATTTTCGGTTTtactccagaattacacccaactcacCCCAGCGGTTAGCATTTTTTGTACAGAGTTTCCATAGCAAATTACGTGTTTCTGAGATATAAACAGCTAATCAAGTGGTAATAGGTGATTGTTTTAGTGGTGATGGGTTAGTATCCATTAGGTTCAGGTGGAATTTGGTTAGTTTATGAGA contains:
- the LOC126986365 gene encoding gastrula zinc finger protein XlCGF7.1-like; protein product: MSTKSVGKDSLGRVTSLSTPTHSGGRPHQCHECGKKFSKKSHLNTHTLTHTGERPHECHECGKKFTQKSVLNKHTLTHTGERPHECCECGRKFSTKSVLNTHTLTHTGERPHECRECGKKFSRKGNLNTHILGHTGERPYECRECGKKFSMKSNLTTHTLTHTGERPHECHECGKKFSRKNDLNTHTLTHTSERPHECHECGKRFSSMRNLKNHTLNHTGERPHECHECNKKFSLKCNLNTHTLTHTGERPHECHDCGKKFSHNCELKKHMITHTGEKPHECQECGKRFNSKSNFSKHILRHSDLREFECDVCGKHFKVKGDIAKHMKIHFP